TGGAGAGCTGCAGGAACACTGGAAACCAAGGGAAGGGGACTATCGAAGTAGCAACTCAAAGCTGGAGTGACATGAGTTGTAGGAGTGTGAAGGGATGAGagtgtcttagaatcatagaatataagggttggaagggaccccagaaggtcatctagtccaaccccctgctcgaagcaggaccaattcccagttaaatcatcttgAAATAAGAGTTCCTAGCAGCAGAGCTAGCATTGCCAGTTGCCCTTTTTAGGCACTGTGAGGAGAGCCTTGGAATCAAAGTATCTGGCTGTAATGCAACTCATCCCATCAGCAGGCATTTCCCCAGCTGTCCATCTTCGCAGAGGGTTCCCTTAAATGTGAACACCAAAGAGAAGACAGTATCGGAGTTCAGACAAAGAGAACTGGGTTCTTCACCATTAGCCTGCAGGCCTGCTCCTCTGCTGGTGAAAAGGGGCCCATCTCTGCTGAGGGAAGCTCCAGCTAAGGATCGGGCCTATTCCTAGCCTCCTGCCTTTTGCATGGAAAATGCAAAATGAGGTGGTGATGTCAGCCTGGATGGAGTTGGTGCGTTACAGCTGCCTGTTACCTCAGAGCTGCAAGAATCACATTGTTCCTGTTCAGAGAGAGGCACGCCTGGGAACTGGGCCACGGCCAGGGAAGCCCTAGTTCGTAGCTGGTTGAAATAGGGGCCTGACTTGGTGAAGctggtttgcagtgttgttatagccaagTTGGTCTCAGGACTTGAGAGAGACAAAGCCAGTGGCAGGACGAGCAGCATGCTTGTTCTTGGTGCCAGCAGCCCTCATGCAACCTGCGGCaccctgcagcagctgcctgtgTTTGGACAGCAAGCACCGAAAGGGCATTGTTTAGACTGGCAGAGAGAGTGTTGCTGTGTTCTGTTGTACTGATGTCTGTCATGCCTCCCTCTCCTGCCGGCTCGGCTGTCCCAGCGAGAGtcagagggagtggggaagggaaagaaggaCAAAAGATATAGATAAAACGTTGCTAACaagatatagggccagatcctgaactggTGTAAAATGGGGtcattctgttgatttcagtgcagcCTCGTcagtttacacctgctgaggatctgatccctaACATTTTAGGCCAGTAACACTGCCATTGAGGTCAGTCAGTGAGAATGTGGTTAACCCATGAACAAGGATAGAAGTAAACATCCCCTTACTAAGTGCCCTTGGGGAAACCACATTACTTGGCCTGAGCCAGGGCATAGAGTATTTCCCAGAGCCGCCCCCCACGCTATAACAACTCCAcggggtttgaaaatatttactggagcttggctccacacagctctggctgaatttaagccctggccTTAACTATTGTCTTCAATTAGTTCTCCTCCTTATTAATGATCATTATTCTGGTTCTGAGTCTGCCACAGTGACTCAAGGTGAGCAGACTCATTCAATGAATTCATAGCAGAGGACGCAGGACAGCGAAGGGTCATACAACTGGACCATGTATTATAACAGTCACTGCTGATGATCTGCCAATGTTAGCACTAAGTCACTAATTGTAGGCCAGGCTTCATGCCCTAGGTCTGCCACCTTCTTCTTGACAAAACACTGAAGCCAAGCTGGGTCTTCATTCATGCAGTCACAGGTTGGAGCATCAGGGGTTTTGACCTGTGCTCTGTCACTAAGTTTAGGAAGTAACAGAAACTTGAAGAAAGAAGACAGGTAAATGccattttccttttccctttcatGTATTGCTGTTatttgctctgttttttttttttattaaatcctCCTTGAGTGACACATTGTCTTTTTCATTTGCCTGCGAAAACTCCTGATACCTTATGACCTGTAAGCTTCGACTCCAACTTCACCTCTCCCAGCAAATTTCTGGGATGTGACAAATGGAAGAGTGATCCATGGAAAACATGACAACGTTTTTACACATTCTGTACTAAATCCCAAGTTACAAAAATGTTAACACAGCACTCAGAAGTTTGGAAATGCTAGTAATAAGGTTGGCTGCTTAACCCTAACTCTGCCCCTTGTGCATGGATGCTTTACACTGCAATTTCTAAGGGCACAATTACATACTAATTCTCAGAAAGCACAATATTAGGCAGGTTTTCCCCACATCTAACTGCCACATCTTGCTTTCTTCCTTTACACTCAGCTATTATGAAGCTAGTTCAAGTACATCTCTATGCACTGTCCAGCAAaaacaggggagggatagctcagtggtttgagtattggcctgctacacccagggttgtgagttcaatccttgagggggccatttagggatgtggggggcCAAGTGTTTCAGTTCAACAGGTGTTCAAAACAAAGAACTAAGAGTGTGAAAGAGCTTgagtaaaaaaaatcatttcttctccctcccagctAATCAAAGAAACCAGGCCTGCAGCTGCATTTTCAATACAAGGGACCTAAAGTTGGACACCTAAAttcatctttaggcatctaaataagtacCCTCATTTCACCTGCTCGTCTCTTCTCACGTCACGGCTGTTCCCTCCCGCTCTGCCTACAGCGCCAGGGCCAGCTTCACACATGAACGTCTCTCTCCGTCTCCCCTCTGCTCCTTCTGCCTGAATGGATCCCTTagcttaggccagtggttctaAACCTACCTACCATTGCAGGGCGCACGTGCAGCTGTGTTTTAcatgggccgcatccacacaataaaTATATACTGCCTgtttggccctgaggatgtcacatgggtcacagctgtgtgctgattagATCATGGGTTGAGACCCACTGGCTTAGaccactcccctctcctcctccacatctcTGCGACCCCCTGTGCAGGGCACAAAGCACTGGCCAGTTAATAATGGCTTGAGTGAGAGGCTGGTTCTCACTGTATCTAGGTCTAGTATCTAATTTTAAATTTCAAGTGAACATGGATACAAATATTGCATTTGCTGGACTGGATCTGTCTCCCCTacttcctttcctcttccccttaCTGTCTCCTCTTCAACCAAATGCTCTTCAAAGCAGGAGAGCCCAGCCTGACAGAGACTTGCCTTTAACAGTACGAGAAATGTGAGCCCTGGAACCTTTCTCCCCACATGTGCACTGGGGAGCCACGGGCACTTTCTTACAGGGCTCTGCAAACCGAAACTTCTAAAGAGGCAGGCTGGAGGATGCtcctgggccggttttgttcaatatcttcattaatgatctggaggatggtgtggattgcaccctcagcaagtttgcagatgacactaaactgggaggagaggtagatacgctggagggtagggataggatacagagggacctagacaaatcagaggattgggccaaaagaaatcggatgaggttcaacaaggacaagtgcagagtcctgcactcaggatggaagaatcccatgcaccgctacagagtagggaccgaatggctcggcagcagttctgcagagaaggacctaggggtgacagtggacgagaagctggatatgagtcaacagtgtgcccttgttgccaagaaggccaatggcattttgggatgcataagtaggggcattgccagcagatcgggggacgtgatcgttcccctctattcgacactggtgaggcctcatctggagtactgtgtccagttttgggccccacactacaagaaggatgtggagaaattggagagggtccagcgaagggcaacaaaaatgattaggggactggaacacatgagttatgaggagaggctgagggaactgggattgtttagtctacagaagagaagaatgaggggggatttgatagctgcttttaactacctgaaaggtggatccaaagaggatggatctagactattctcagtgatagcagatgacaggataaggggtaatggtctcaagttgcagtgggggagatttaggttggatattaggaaaaactttttcactatgagggtggtgaaacactggaatgtgttacctagggaggtggtggaatccccttccttaggagtttttaaggtcaggcctgacaaagccctggctgggatgatttagccctggtctacactaggactttagatcgaatttagcagcgttaaatcgatttaaacctgcacccgtccacacaatgaagccctttatttcgacttaaagggctcttaaaatcgatttccttactccacccctgacaagtggattagcgcttaaatcgacgttgccggctcgaatttggggtactgtggacacaattcgatggtattggcctccgggagctatcccagagtgctccattctgaccgctctggacagcgctctcaactcagatgcactggccaggtagacaggaaaagaaccgcgaacttttgaatctcatttcctgtttggccagcgtggcaagctgcaggtgaccatgcagagctcatcagcagaggtgaccatgatggagtcccagaatcgcaaaagagctccagcatggactgaacgggaggtacgggatctgatcgctgtttggggagaggaatccgtgctatcagaactccgttccagttttcgaaatgccaaaacctttctgaaaatctcccagggcatgaaggacagaggccataacagggacccgaagcagtgccgcgtgaaactgaaggagctgaggcaagcctaccagaaaaccagagaggcgaacggccgctctgggtcagagccccaaacatgccgcttctatgatgagctgcatgccattttagggggttcagccaccactaccccagccgtgttgtttgactccttcaatggagatggaggcaatacagaagtaggttttggggacgaagaagatgatgatgaggaggttgtagatagctcacagcaagcaagcggagaaaccggttttcccgacagccaggaactgtttctcaccctagacctggagccagtaccccccgaacccacccaaggctgcctcctggactcagcaggcggagaagggacctctggtgagtgtaccttttaaaatgctatacatggtttaaaagcaagcatgtgaaaggattactttgccctggcatttgcggttctgcctttgcaaaaggtttctggggagggcagccttatttcgtccttcatggtaggacactttaccactccaggccagcaacacgtactggggaatcactgtagaacaaagcattgcagtgtatgtttgctggcattcaaccaaaatccgttcacgcggtgggaggaggcaaaatgcgaccttgtaacgaaagcacatgtgctatgtatgtaatgttaactttcaaggtttaccctgaaagagtgtagccactgttttataaaatgtgtctttttaaataccgctgtccctttttttttctccaccagctgcatgtgtttcaatgatcacaggatcttctccttcccagaggctagtgaagcttagaaagaaaaaaaaacgcactcgcgatgaaatgttctccgagctcatgctgtcctcccacactgacagagcacagacgaatgcgtggaggcaaataatgtcagagtgcaggaaagcacaaaatgaccgggaggaga
The genomic region above belongs to Caretta caretta isolate rCarCar2 chromosome 3, rCarCar1.hap1, whole genome shotgun sequence and contains:
- the LOC142071485 gene encoding uncharacterized protein LOC142071485 — translated: MQSSSAEVTMMESQNRKRAPAWTEREVRDLIAVWGEESVLSELRSSFRNAKTFLKISQGMKDRGHNRDPKQCRVKLKELRQAYQKTREANGRSGSEPQTCRFYDELHAILGGSATTTPAVLFDSFNGDGGNTEVGFGDEEDDDEEVVDSSQQASGETGFPDSQELFLTLDLEPVPPEPTQGCLLDSAGGEGTSAACVSMITGSSPSQRLVKLRKKKKRTRDEMFSELMLSSHTDRAQTNAWRQIMSECRKAQNDREERWRAEESKWRAEESKWRAEDRAEAQMWRQRDERRQDSMLRLLQDQTSMLQCMVELQQRQLEHRLPLQPLCNQPPSSPSSIASTPRRPRTRWGGLRPTSHSPTEDCPKKRRLSFNKF